From the unidentified bacterial endosymbiont genome, one window contains:
- the fusA gene encoding elongation factor G — MARTTPIARYRNIGISAHIDAGKTTTTERILFYTGVNHKIGEVHDGAATMDWMEQEQERGITITSAATTAFWSGMAKQYEPHRVNIIDTPGHVDFTIEVERSMRVLDGAVMVYCAVGGVQPQSETVWRQANKYKVPRIAFVNKMDRMGANFLKVVGQIKTRLGANPVPLQLAIGAEEGFTGVVDLVKMKAINWNEEDAGVTFTYEDIPADMQDLADEWHQNLIESAAEASEELMEKYLGGEELTEDEIKKALRQRVLNNEIILVTCGSAFKNKGVQAMLDAVIDYLPSPVDVPAINGILDDGKDTPAERHASDEEPFSALAFKIATDPFVGNLTFFRVYSGVVNSGDTILNSVKAARERFGRIVQMHANKREEIKEVRAGDIAAAIGLKDVTTGDTLCDQDHPIILERMEFPEPVISIAVEPKTKADQEKMGLALGRLAKEDPSFRVWTDEESNQTIIAGMGELHLDIIVDRMKREFNVEANVGKPQVAYREAIRTKVTDVEGKHAKQSGGRGQYGHVVIDMYPLEPGSNPKGYEFINDIKGGVIPGEYIPAVDKGIQEQLKAGPLAGYPVVDMGVRLHFGSYHDVDSSELAFKLAASLAFKEGFKKAKPVLLEPIMKVEVETPEENTGDVIGDLSRRRGMLRGQESEVTGVKIHAEVPLSEMFGYATQLRSLTKGRASYTMEFLKYDDAPNNVAQAVIEARGK, encoded by the coding sequence ATGGCTCGTACAACACCCATCGCACGCTATCGTAACATCGGTATCAGTGCGCACATCGACGCCGGTAAAACCACCACTACCGAACGTATTCTGTTCTACACCGGTGTAAACCATAAAATCGGTGAAGTTCATGACGGCGCAGCCACCATGGACTGGATGGAGCAGGAGCAGGAGCGTGGTATTACTATCACCTCCGCAGCAACTACTGCATTCTGGTCAGGCATGGCTAAGCAGTATGAACCGCATCGCGTTAACATCATCGACACCCCGGGGCACGTTGACTTCACCATCGAAGTTGAACGTTCCATGCGTGTTCTTGACGGCGCGGTAATGGTTTATTGCGCAGTTGGTGGTGTTCAGCCACAGTCTGAAACCGTATGGCGTCAGGCGAACAAATATAAAGTTCCACGCATCGCGTTCGTTAACAAAATGGACCGTATGGGTGCTAACTTCCTGAAAGTTGTTGGCCAGATCAAAACCCGTCTCGGCGCGAACCCTGTTCCGCTGCAGCTGGCAATTGGTGCTGAAGAAGGTTTCACCGGTGTTGTTGACCTGGTGAAAATGAAAGCCATCAACTGGAATGAAGAAGACGCAGGCGTTACCTTCACCTACGAAGATATCCCAGCAGACATGCAGGACCTGGCCGACGAATGGCACCAGAACCTGATTGAGTCCGCAGCGGAAGCTTCAGAAGAGCTGATGGAAAAATACCTGGGTGGTGAAGAACTGACTGAAGACGAGATCAAGAAAGCTCTGCGTCAGCGTGTTCTGAACAACGAAATCATCCTGGTAACCTGTGGTTCTGCATTCAAGAACAAAGGTGTACAGGCGATGCTGGATGCGGTAATTGATTACCTGCCATCCCCGGTTGACGTTCCTGCGATCAACGGCATCCTGGACGACGGTAAAGATACGCCGGCTGAGCGTCACGCAAGCGACGAAGAGCCGTTCTCTGCTCTGGCGTTCAAAATTGCTACCGACCCATTCGTGGGTAACCTGACCTTCTTCCGCGTTTACTCTGGTGTGGTTAACTCCGGTGACACCATCCTGAACTCCGTGAAAGCGGCGCGTGAACGTTTTGGCCGTATCGTACAGATGCACGCTAACAAACGTGAAGAGATCAAAGAAGTTCGTGCGGGCGACATCGCTGCAGCTATCGGTCTGAAAGACGTGACTACCGGTGACACCCTGTGTGACCAGGATCACCCGATCATTCTGGAGCGTATGGAATTCCCAGAGCCGGTAATCTCTATCGCCGTTGAACCAAAAACCAAAGCTGACCAGGAAAAAATGGGTCTTGCTCTGGGCCGTCTGGCTAAAGAAGACCCATCATTCCGCGTATGGACTGATGAAGAATCTAACCAGACCATCATCGCTGGTATGGGTGAACTGCACCTGGACATCATCGTTGACCGTATGAAGCGTGAATTCAACGTTGAAGCTAACGTGGGCAAACCTCAGGTTGCTTACCGCGAAGCGATTCGTACCAAAGTTACCGATGTTGAAGGTAAACACGCTAAGCAGTCTGGTGGTCGTGGTCAGTATGGTCACGTTGTGATCGACATGTACCCACTGGAGCCGGGCTCTAACCCTAAAGGTTACGAGTTCATCAACGACATCAAAGGTGGTGTAATTCCTGGTGAATACATCCCTGCCGTTGACAAAGGTATCCAGGAGCAGCTGAAAGCGGGTCCTCTGGCTGGTTATCCGGTTGTTGACATGGGTGTTCGTCTGCACTTCGGTTCTTACCACGACGTTGACTCCTCTGAACTGGCGTTTAAACTGGCTGCGTCTCTTGCCTTTAAAGAAGGCTTTAAGAAAGCAAAACCAGTTCTGCTTGAGCCAATCATGAAGGTTGAAGTAGAAACTCCTGAAGAGAACACCGGTGACGTTATCGGAGACTTGAGCCGTCGTCGCGGTATGCTGCGTGGTCAGGAATCCGAAGTAACTGGCGTTAAGATCCACGCTGAAGTTCCGCTGTCTGAAATGTTCGGATATGCAACTCAGCTGCGTTCTCTGACCAAAGGCCGTGCATCATACACCATGGAATTCCTGAAGTATGATGATGCGCCTAACAACGTTGCTCAGGCCGTTATCGAAGCCCGTGGTAAATAA